The following proteins are encoded in a genomic region of Oryza brachyantha chromosome 11, ObraRS2, whole genome shotgun sequence:
- the LOC102707529 gene encoding coatomer subunit beta-1 — MEKPCTLLVHFDKGSPSMANEIKADLEGSDVAAKVDAMKRAIMLLLNGETLPALFITVVRYVLPSEDHTIQKLLLLYLEIVDKRDAASGKVLPEMILICQNLRNNLQHPNEYIRGVTLRFLCRLNEPELLEPLVPSILANLEHRHHFIRRHALSAISSIYRLPHGDQLLPDAPEVVERALAGEQDASARRNAFLMLCACAQERAIAYLLTNAERVAEWPDLLQMAAVDLIRKVCRSPNRADKGRYIKIIISLLSAPSSAVVYESAGALVSLSSAPTAVRAAANTYCQLLSSQSDNNVKLIVLDRLHELRASHRDVMVDVVMDVLRALSSPNVDVRRKVLDLVLDLLTPRNVEEVVMYLKKEVVKTQAGDLEKGGEYRQMLVQAIHSCAVEYPEVAGSVVHLLMDFLGDTNVAAAVDVVLFVREIIETNPKLRVSMIQRLIDTFYQIRASRVCSCALWILGEYSLSLSEVENAISTIKQCLGDLPFYTISEEGESTDASKPTQPVVNSVTVSSRRPVVLADGTYATQSAATETAISSPAVAPGSLSSTQNLRSLILSGDFFLAAVVACTLTKLVLRLEEVQPSKVEANKASTGALLIMVSILQLGQSSYLPHPIDNDSYDRIVLCLRLLCNTGDDLRKVWLQSCRQSFTKMLADKQFRETEEMKAKAQISHAQPDDLIDFYHLKSRRGMSQLELEDAVQDDLKAATGEFTKDADDANRLNRILQLTGFSDPVYAEAYVTVHHYDIVLDVTIINRTKETLQNLCLELATMGDLKLVDRPQNYTLAPESSKQIRANIKVSSTETGVIFGNIVYETSNVMERSVVVLNDIHIDIMDYISPATCADVAFRNMWAEFEWENKVAVNTVIQDEKEFLDHIIKSTNMKCLTPPSALDGECGFIAANLYAKSVFGEDALVNISVEKQADGKLSGYIRIRSKTQGIALSLGDKITLKQKGGSS, encoded by the exons ATGGAGAAGCCATGCACCCTCCTGGTCCACTTCGACAAGGGCTCGCCCTCCATGGCCAACGAGATCAAGGCCGACCTCGAGGGcagcgacgtcgccgccaagGTCGACGCCATGAAGCGCGCCATCATGCTGCTCCTCAACGGGGAGACGCTCCCGGCCCTCTTCATCACCGTCGTCCGCTACGTCCTCCCCTCCGAGGACCACACCATCCAGAAGCTGCTCCTCCTCTACCTCGAGATCGTCGACAAGAGGGACGCCGCCTCCGGGAAGGTCCTCCCGGAGATGATCCTCATCTGCCAGAACCTCCGCAACAACCTCCAGCACCCCAACGAGTACATCCGCGGGGTCACGCTGCGCTTCCTCTGCCGCCTCAACGAGCCCGAGCTGCTCGAGCCGCTCGTCCCCTCCATCCTCGCCAACCTCGAGCACCGCCACCACTTCATCCGCAGGCACGCGCTCTCCGCGATCTCCTCCATCTACCGCCTCCCGCACGGCGACCAGCTCCTCCCCGACGCGCCCGAGGTCGTCGAGCGCGCGCTCGCCGGGGAGCAGGATGCCTCCGCCCGACGGAACGCCTTCCTCATGCTCTGCGCCTGCGCGCAGGAGCGCGCCATCGCCTACCTGCTCACCAACGCTGAGCGCGTCGCTGAGTGGCCCGACCTTCTCCAGATGGCCGCCGTTGATCTCATTCGCAAGGTCTGCCGCTCGCCCAACCGCGCAGACAAGGGAAGGTACATCAAGATCatcatctccctcctctccgcgCCAAGCAGCGCTGTTGTGTATGAGTCCGCCGGCGCGCTGGTGTCGCTGTCCTCGGCGCCCACCGCCGTGCGCGCTGCTGCCAACACCTACTGCCAGCTGCTCTCGTCGCAGAGTGACAACAATGTGAAGCTCATTGTCTTAGACCGTCTGCATGAGCTGCGTGCCTCGCACCGTGATGTCATGGTGGATGTGGTCATGGATGTGCTGCGTGCACTCTCCAGCCCTAATGTGGATGTCAGGAGGAAGGTGCTCGATCTGGTTCTCGATCTGCTTACTCCCCGAAAtgtggaggaggtggtgatgTACCTCAAAAAGGAGGTTGTCAAGACACAGGCTGGTGATCTCGAGAAGGGTGGTGAGTACCGACAGATGTTGGTGCAGGCGATCCATTCCTGCGCTGTTGAGTACCCAGAGGTGGCTGGATCGGTGGTGCACCTCCTCATGGACTTCCTTGGTGACACTAATGTTGCTGCAGCAGTTGATGTTGTTCTGTTTGTGCGTGAGATCATAGAGACCAATCCCAAACTCCGTGTGTCAATGATCCAGAGGCTGATTGATACCTTCTATCAGATCCGTGCATCCCGTGTCTGCTCGTGTGCTCTCTGGATCCTTGGGGAGTACTCTCTTTCGCTATCTGAGGTTGAGAATGCCATTTCGACCATCAAGCAGTGCCTTGGTGATCTGCCATTCTACACCATCTCTGAGGAAGGGGAGTCTACTGATGCATCAAAGCCAACCCAGCCTGTGGTGAACTCTGTCACGGTATCTTCTAGGAGGCCAGTTGTTCTTGCAGATGGCACTTATGCCACACAGAGTGCTGCCACAGAGACTGCCATTTCGTCTCCAGCTGTTGCTCCAGGGTCACTGAGTTCCACACAGAATCTCAGATCTCTCATTCTGTCTGGTGATTTCTTCTTGGCTGCTGTTGTTGCCTGTACCCTCACCAAGCTTGTGCTGAGACTGGAGGAGGTTCAGCCATCAAAGGTTGAAGCAAACAAAGCTTCTACTGGGGCCTTGCTGATCATGGTATCCATATTGCAATTGGGGCAGTCCTCTTACCTTCCCCACCCTATTGACAATGACTCGTATGATAGGATTGTGCTCTGTCTGAGGTTGCTTTGCAATACCGGTGATGATCTGAGGAAGGTTTGGCTGCAGTCATGCCGCCAGAGCTTTACAAAGATGCTTGCTGATAAGCAATTCAGAGAGACTGAAGAGATGAAGGCCAAGGCGCAAATCTCCCATGCTCAGCCTGATGATCTCATTGATTTCTACCACCTGAAGAGCCGGAGG GGAATGAGCCAACTTGAGTTGGAAGATGCGGTCCAAGATGATTTGAAGGCTGCTACTGGTGAATTCACAAAAGATGCAGATGACGCAAACAGACTGAATCGCATTCTTCAACTAACAGGGTTCAGTGATCCTGTGTATGCTGAAGCATATGTAACTGTTCACCACTATGATATTGTACTTGATGTTACTATCATAAACCGAACAAAGGAAACACTTCAGAACTTGTGCTTGGAGTTAGCAACAATGGGTGATCTCAAACTTGTTGACCGCCCCCAGAATTACACGCTGGCTCCTGAGTCAAGCAAGCAAATTCGGGCCAACATCAAAGTTTCATCAACAGAGACTGGAGTCATATTCGGTAACATAGTTTATGAGACCTCAAATGTAATGGAGCGATCAGTGGTGGTCCTAAATGATATTCACATTGACATCATGGATTATATCTCACCTGCTACTTGTGCTGATGTTGCTTTCCGGAACATGTGGGCTGAATTTGAGTGGGAAAACAAG GTGGCCGTGAACACTGTCATTCAGGATGAGAAGGAATTTTTGGACCATATCATCAAATCGACCAATATGAAGTGTCTAACACCACC ATCTGCACTTGATGGAGAATGTGGGTTTATCGCCGCTAATCTCTATGCCAAGAGTGTGTTCGGCGAGGATGCATTGGTGAATATCAGTGTTGAAAAGCAAGCCGATGGCAAGCTGAGCGGCTACATCAGAATACGGAGCAAGACCCAAGGAATCGCTCTCAGCTTAGGCGACAAGATTACCCTCAAGCAGAAGGGAGGCAGCAGTTAA
- the LOC102707813 gene encoding probable alkaline/neutral invertase F, whose translation MKRVSSHVSIASEAEINLDLSRLLIDKPRLTLERKRSFDEQSWSELSHRQNDGFDSIMHSPAFPSGFDSPFSLGTLGDPHPLVNEAWEALRKSVVYFRGQPVGTIAAVDHASEEVLNYDQVFVRDFVPSALAFLMNNETDIVKNFLLKTLHLQSSEKMVDRFKLGAGAMPASFKVDRNRNRNTETLVADFGESAIGRVAPVDSGFWWIILLRAYTKYTGDTSLAESPDCQNCMRLILNLCLSEGFDTFPTLLCTDGCSMIDRRMGIYGYPIEIQALFYMALRCALQMLKPDGEGKDFIEKIGQRLHALTYHMRNYFWLDFPHLNNIYRYKTEEYSHTAVNKFNVIPDSIPDWVFDFMPCRGGYFLGNVSPAMMDFRWFALGNCIAIISSLATPEQSVAIMDLIEERWEELVGEMPLKICYPAIENHEWRIITGCDPKNTRWSYHNGGSWPVLLWLLTAACIKTGRPQMAKRAIELAESRLLKDGWPEYYDGKLGRFIGKQARKFQTWSIAGYLVARMMLEDPSTLMMISMEEDRPVKPTMRRSASWNA comes from the exons aTGAAGAGGGTGTCGTCCCACGTCTCCATTGCCTCGGAGGCGGAGATCAACCTCGATCTCTCGCGCCTGCTCATCGACAAGCCGAGGCTGACGCTGGAGAGGAAGAGGTCGTTCGACGAGCAGTCATGGAGCGAGCTCTCCCACCGGCAGAACGACGGCTTCGACAGCATCATGCACTCGCCGGCGTTCCCCTCCGGTTTCGACTCGCCCTTCTCGCTGGGGACGCTGGGTGATCCTCACCCTCTCGTGAACGAGGCGTGGGAGGCGCTCAGGAAGTCCGTGGTGTACTTCCGCGGCCAGCCGGTTGGGACGATTGCTGCTGTAGATCATGCATCTGAGGAGGTGCTCAATTATGAtcag GTTTTTGTGCGGGATTTTGTTCCAAGCGCGTTGGCTTTTCTAATGAATAATGAGACTGATATAGTGAAAAACTTCCTCTTGAAAACGCTCCACCTGCAAAGCTCGGAGAAAATGGTGGACCGTTTCAAGCTTGGAGCAGGAGCGATGCCTGCGAGTTTTAAGGTGGATCGTAATAGGAATAGAAACACTGAAACCTTAGTTGCAGATTTTGGTGAGAGTGCAATTGGTAGGGTGGCTCCAGTGGACTCTGGGTTTTGGTGGATTATTCTCCTCCGGGCATATACAAAGTATACTGGTGATACCAGTTTGGCAGAATCACCAGATTGTCAGAACTGCATGAGGCTGATACTGAACCTCTGCTTATCTGAGGGATTTGATACCTTCCCAACTCTGCTCTGTACAGATGGTTGCTCAATGATAGATCGTCGAATG GGCATATATGGTTATCCTATCGAGATCCAAGCTCTATTCTACATGGCTTTACGATGTGCTCTCCAGATGCTTAAGCCAGATGGTGAAGGGAAGGATTTCATAGAGAAGATAGGGCAACGATTACATGCATTAACCTATCACATGAGAAATTACTTCTGGCTAGACTTTCCACATCTGAATAACATATACAGATATAAAACAGAAGAGTACTCCCACACTGCTGTGAACAAATTCAATGTCATCCCGGATTCAATCCCTGATTGGGTGTTTGATTTCATGCCATGCCGGGGAGGCTACTTTCTTGGCAATGTCAGCCCTGCTATGATGGACTTCCGGTGGTTTGCCCTTGGAAATTGCATTGCCATTATATCATCTCTAGCTACTCCAGAACAATCAGTTGCAATAATGGATCTGATTGAGGAGCGATGGGAAGAGCTAGTGGGTGAGATGCCTCTGAAGATATGCTATCCTGCTATCGAGAACCATGAATGGAGAATAATCACTGGTTGTGACCCCAAGAACACCCGGTGGAGTTATCACAATGGAGGATCGTGGCCAG TTCTTCTGTGGCTGCTGACAGCAGCCTGCATCAAGACTGGGCGTCCACAGATGGCAAAGCGTGCCATTGAGCTTGCTGAGTCCAGGCTGCTCAAGGACGGCTGGCCTGAGTACTACGACGGCAAGCTGGGACGGTTCATCGGCAAGCAGGCCAGGAAGTTCCAGACATGGTCCATCGCCGGCTACCTCGTAGCCCGCATGATGCTGGAGGACCCGTCGACCCTGATGATGATCTCCATGGAGGAAGACCGGCCGGTGAAGCCGACCATGCGGCGGTCGGCATCATGGAATGCCTGA